A part of Cucurbita pepo subsp. pepo cultivar mu-cu-16 unplaced genomic scaffold, ASM280686v2 Cp4.1_scaffold000903, whole genome shotgun sequence genomic DNA contains:
- the LOC111786000 gene encoding isoleucine--tRNA ligase, cytoplasmic-like, with protein TNVENKLVIFYADSFGCKIDVMPFSYMGIPGDFWKKSSWDLVRNKVSGKVFVVAKSRLSALPVEKQKVNAPNGPTDVSKKSNPKTKGSSNSKTENSVEDSFEILEEVLGASLVGKKYEPLFDYFKEFSDVAFRVVADSYVTDDSGTGIVHCAPAFGEDDYRVCIENQVINKGENLIVAVDDDGCFTTKITDFSGRYVKDADKDIIEAVKAQGRLVKSGSFTHSYPFCWRSDTPLIYRAVPSWFVRVEKLKEKLLENNEKTYWVPDFVKEKRFHNWLENARDWAVSRSRFWGTPLPVWVSEDGEEILVMDSIEKLEKLSGAKVFDLHRHKIDHITIPSKRGPEYGVLRRVDDVFDCWFESGSMPYAYIHYPFENVELFEKNFPGHFVAEGLDQTRGWFYTLMVLSTALFGKPAFRNLICNGLVLAEDGKKMSKRLKNYPSPMEIVNDYGADALRLYLINSPVVRAETLRFKKEGVFGVVRDVFLPWYNAYRFLVQNAKRLEIEGLAQFSPLDQATLQKSFNVLDQWINSATQSLVYFVRKEMDAYRLYTVSHL; from the exons CTTCTTGGGATCTG GTTCGCAATAAGGTGTCTGGAAAAGTTTTTGTTGTTGCTAAATCCCGATTATCAGCTCTACCtgttgagaaacaaaaagtgaATGCACCAAATGGCCCAACTGATGTTTCTAAAAAGTCAAATCCTAAGACAAAAGGATCCTCAAATTCAAAGACAGAGAACTCAGTGGAGGATTCATTTGAGATATTGGAGGAAGTATTGGGAGCTTCTCTTGTGGGTAAAAA GTATGAGCCATTGTTTGATTACTTCAAAGAATTTTCTGACGTGGCATTTAGAGTTGTTGCGGATAGTTATGTCACTGATGATAGTGGTACGGGTATTGTTCATTGTGCTCCTGCATTTGGTGAAGATGATTATCGTGTTTGCATCGAGAACCAAGTAATCAATAAG GGTGAGAATCTGATTGTTGctgttgatgatgatggttGCTTTACGACAAAGATTACTGATTTTTCTGGACGTTATGTGAAGGATGCAGACAAGGATATAATTGAAGCTGTGAAG GCACAAGGGAGGCTTGTTAAATCGGGAAGCTTCACCCATTCTTATCCCTTCTGCTGGAGATCTGATACTCCCCTTATCTACAGGGCTGTCCCAAGCTG GTTTGTCCGAGTTGAGAAATTAAAGGAGAAATTACTTGAAAACAACGAGAAGACTTACTGGGTGCCCGACTTTGTGAAG gAGAAAAGATTCCATAATTGGCTTGAGAATGCAAGAGATTGGGCTGTCAGTCGAAGTAGATTTTGGGGAACACCTCTCCCTGTCTGGGTTAGCGAGGATGGGGAGGAAATACTGGTCATGGATTCAATTGAGAAACTTGAGAAGCTTTCTGGTGCTAAG GTATTTGATCTGCACAGGCACAAGATTGATCACATTACAATTCCTTCCAAAAGAGGTCCTGAATATGGTGTGCTTCGAAGGGTAGATGAT GTGTTTGATTGTTGGTTTGAGAGTGGATCTATGCCATATGCTTATATTCATTATCCATTTGAAAACGTTGAGCTTTTTGAGAAGAACTTTCCTGGGCACTTTGTGGCAGAGGGACTCGATCAAACTCGTGGATG GTTCTACACTCTCATGGTTCTGTCTACTGCTTTATTTGGGAAACCAGCATTTAGGAACCTTATTTGTAATGGCCTTGTCCTTGCTGAGGATGGAAAGAAGATGAGTAAAAGGTTGAAAAATTACCCTTCACCAATGGAAATCGTAAATGATTATGGAGCT gatGCTCTGAGATTATATCTTATAAATTCTCCAGTTGTACGTGCCGAGACTTTACGATTCAAGAAGGAAGGTGTTTTTGGTGTT GTCAGGGACGTTTTCCTGCCATGGTACAATGCATATAGATTCCTTGTCCAGAATGCCAAGAGGCTTGAGATTGAAGGGCTTGCACAATTTTCTCCCCTGGATCAAGCCACCCTTCAAAAGTCATTCAATGTGCTTGACCAATGGATAAACTCTGCCACCCAGAGTTTAGTATATTTTGTCAGGAAAGAAATGGATGCCTACCGACTCTACACGGTTAGCCACCTTTAA